The following proteins are co-located in the Halopelagius inordinatus genome:
- the gyrB gene encoding DNA topoisomerase (ATP-hydrolyzing) subunit B: MSRENEYGAGQIQVLEGLEAVRKRPAMYIGSTDARGLHHLVYEVVDNSIDEALAGYCDDIDVAVHEDGSVSVTDNGRGIPVDTHEQYDRPAVEVIMTVLHAGGKFDNKSYQVSGGLHGVGVSVVNALSQSLKVEIKRDGAVWEHEFDHGEPVADAFERVRDLEPDEDTGTTIQFWPDEDIFETTEFDFSTLENRLRELAFLNSGVQISLRDEVGDEESSFRFEGGIREFVGYLNETKTLLHEDVIYYDDEAQGIEVEVAMQATEELQGSIHAFANNINTREGGTHLTGFKTALTRVVNDYAKTNDLLDDLDSLKGEDVREGLTAVISIKHPDPQFEGQTKTKLGNSEVRGIVESVTHEQLGTYFEENPGTAQSIIMKAVEAAKARKAAKKAEELTRRKSALESTALPGKLADCQSRDPEESELVIVEGDSAGGSAKQGRNRRFQAILPLKGKILNVEKHRLDRVLENNEVRSLITAIGAGVGEEFDIEEARYHRIILMTDADVDGAHIRTLLLTLLYRHMRPLLEAGYVYAAKPPLYRVRYRGETYDAMTEEERDRIIEEKCNGNPTQVQRFKGLGEMNPDQLWDTTMDPENRVLKQISIEDAAAADRMFNILMGDAVEPRKQFIKEHSDDAEWVDI, encoded by the coding sequence ATGTCACGAGAAAACGAGTACGGGGCCGGACAAATTCAGGTCCTCGAAGGGCTAGAAGCGGTCCGAAAACGTCCGGCGATGTACATCGGGTCCACGGACGCACGGGGATTACACCACCTCGTGTACGAAGTCGTGGACAACTCTATCGACGAGGCTCTCGCGGGGTACTGCGACGACATCGACGTCGCAGTCCACGAAGACGGGTCCGTCTCAGTCACAGACAACGGCCGCGGCATCCCGGTCGATACGCACGAGCAGTACGACCGGCCCGCAGTCGAAGTCATCATGACCGTCCTCCACGCGGGCGGAAAGTTCGACAACAAGTCGTATCAGGTCTCCGGCGGCCTCCACGGCGTCGGCGTCTCCGTCGTCAACGCCCTCTCGCAGAGTCTGAAAGTCGAGATAAAGCGCGACGGCGCGGTCTGGGAACACGAGTTCGACCACGGCGAACCCGTGGCCGACGCCTTCGAACGCGTCCGCGACCTCGAACCGGACGAAGATACGGGCACGACGATCCAGTTCTGGCCCGACGAGGATATCTTCGAGACGACGGAGTTCGACTTCTCCACGCTCGAAAACCGCCTCCGGGAACTGGCGTTTCTCAACTCCGGCGTCCAGATATCCCTCCGAGACGAGGTCGGAGACGAAGAGAGCAGTTTCCGCTTCGAGGGCGGAATCCGCGAGTTCGTCGGCTACCTCAACGAGACGAAGACGCTCCTCCACGAGGACGTCATCTACTACGACGACGAAGCGCAGGGCATCGAAGTCGAGGTGGCGATGCAGGCCACAGAGGAGTTGCAGGGCTCCATCCACGCCTTCGCGAACAACATAAACACCAGAGAGGGCGGGACGCACCTCACGGGCTTTAAGACCGCGCTCACACGCGTCGTCAACGACTACGCCAAGACCAACGACCTGCTCGACGACCTCGACTCGCTGAAGGGCGAGGACGTCCGCGAGGGTCTGACCGCGGTCATCTCCATCAAGCACCCCGACCCGCAGTTCGAGGGGCAGACGAAGACGAAACTCGGAAACAGCGAAGTCCGAGGCATCGTCGAGTCCGTCACCCACGAGCAACTCGGGACCTACTTCGAGGAGAACCCGGGCACCGCCCAGTCGATAATCATGAAGGCCGTCGAGGCGGCGAAGGCGCGGAAGGCCGCGAAGAAAGCGGAGGAACTCACGCGCCGGAAGTCCGCGCTCGAATCCACCGCGCTCCCGGGCAAACTCGCGGACTGTCAGTCTCGCGACCCAGAGGAGTCGGAACTCGTCATCGTCGAGGGCGACTCCGCGGGCGGGTCCGCAAAGCAGGGCCGCAACCGGCGGTTCCAGGCCATTCTCCCCCTGAAGGGGAAGATTCTGAACGTCGAGAAACACCGCTTGGACCGGGTGTTAGAGAACAACGAGGTTCGCTCTCTCATCACCGCAATCGGCGCGGGCGTCGGAGAGGAGTTCGACATCGAAGAGGCGCGGTACCACCGAATCATCCTGATGACCGACGCCGACGTCGACGGCGCGCACATCCGGACGCTGCTTCTCACGCTCCTCTATCGCCACATGCGGCCGCTTTTGGAGGCGGGATACGTCTACGCAGCGAAACCACCGCTCTACCGCGTTCGCTACCGAGGCGAGACGTACGACGCGATGACCGAAGAAGAACGCGACAGGATAATCGAGGAGAAATGCAACGGCAACCCGACTCAGGTCCAACGGTTCAAGGGTCTCGGCGAGATGAACCCCGACCAACTGTGGGACACGACGATGGACCCCGAGAACAGGGTGTTAAAGCAGATAAGCATCGAGGACGCCGCCGCCGCGGACCGGATGTTCAACATCCTGATGGGCGACGCCGTCGAACCGCGAAAGCAGTTCATCAAAGAGCACTCGGACGACGCAGAGTGGGTGGACATCTGA
- the gyrA gene encoding DNA gyrase subunit A, giving the protein MSSDAPDEFEPGSGIAATVENARIEQEMEQSYIDYAMSVIAGRALPDVRDGLKPVHRRILYAMHEAGVTPRTSHRKSSSIVGETMGDYHPHGDSAIYDALARMAQDFSMRYPLVDGQGNFGSIDGDPPAAMRYTEARMDSITQELLADIDKDTVDFQPNYDDRKREPSVLPASFPNLLVNGSSGIAVGMSTNIPPHNLGEVIDATVHLIHNPDCTVEDLMEHVKGPDFPTGANIVGRNAVHKAYKTGRGRVRVRAEFEVEDDDRIVITELPYQTNKARLIERIADNVNEGKIEGIRDLRDESDRDGIRVVVELKRGANAEVVKNQLLEHHLESTFGVINLALVDGQPRVLTLKETLAEYLDHRRTVVRRRSEYELAEAEDRAHILEGRLTALDNIDAVVETIRNSESRDDAKAALRGEQVAEVDGEPLPTFEFSEDQADHIVAMQLGSLTSMEAAEIQSEYEDVQARIDRLNEILSDTSELDAVIEEELLDIKDQYADERRTSFIEDTGNVTHEDLIAEEDTVVVVTEEDYIKRMSLDRFRAQRRGGKGIIGTELKEGDRVSSVFVASTHDYLLYFTNHGQVYQLKTYQIPEMSRTARGKSAVNLLDLDDGEEITAVVNCTDIEDETDKFLTMVTREGYIKRTSVDNFQNILSTGIIATTLDEGDELEDVEVTDGERDLILATREGMSIRFHEDEVRPMGRSARGVRGIKLEGDDTVAGVAAVDEEIHNWVLTVTKNGYGKRTDIENYRPQSRNGKGLIDIKTNERNGPVCAMETVGYGDHLFVMSSDGQIVRTPVEDVSTVGRNTMGVIVMDLDAGDAVASVDVYNEERSTAVDADADADAEADDDAETDGEADTVELEEIDEDDVGDITTEGLEDGELGAE; this is encoded by the coding sequence ATGAGTTCGGACGCACCAGACGAATTCGAACCCGGGTCGGGCATCGCCGCGACAGTCGAGAACGCCCGCATCGAACAGGAGATGGAGCAGTCGTACATCGACTACGCGATGTCCGTCATCGCGGGGCGCGCACTGCCGGACGTCCGCGACGGACTCAAGCCCGTCCACCGGCGCATCCTCTATGCGATGCACGAGGCGGGGGTCACCCCCCGGACCTCTCACCGGAAGTCCTCCTCCATCGTCGGCGAGACGATGGGTGACTACCACCCGCACGGCGACTCGGCCATCTACGACGCCCTCGCCCGGATGGCGCAGGACTTCTCGATGCGATACCCCCTCGTCGACGGACAGGGGAACTTCGGGTCCATCGACGGCGACCCGCCGGCCGCGATGCGGTACACCGAGGCGCGGATGGACTCCATCACGCAGGAACTCCTCGCCGACATCGACAAAGACACCGTCGACTTCCAACCGAACTACGACGACCGGAAACGGGAACCGTCGGTGCTGCCCGCTTCGTTCCCGAACCTGCTCGTCAACGGCTCTTCGGGTATCGCAGTCGGGATGTCGACGAACATCCCGCCACACAACCTCGGAGAGGTCATCGACGCGACGGTCCACCTCATCCACAACCCCGACTGTACGGTCGAGGACCTGATGGAGCACGTGAAGGGACCGGACTTCCCGACTGGCGCGAACATCGTCGGACGCAACGCCGTCCACAAGGCGTACAAGACCGGACGCGGGCGCGTCCGCGTTCGCGCCGAGTTCGAAGTCGAAGACGACGACCGAATCGTCATCACGGAACTGCCTTACCAGACGAACAAGGCGCGCCTCATCGAACGCATCGCTGACAACGTAAACGAGGGGAAGATAGAGGGAATCCGCGACCTGCGCGACGAGTCAGACCGCGACGGCATCCGCGTCGTCGTCGAACTCAAGCGCGGCGCGAACGCCGAGGTGGTGAAGAACCAACTGCTCGAACACCACCTCGAATCCACGTTCGGCGTCATCAACCTCGCCCTCGTGGACGGCCAACCCCGGGTTCTCACGCTGAAAGAGACGCTCGCGGAGTATCTCGACCACCGGCGGACGGTCGTGCGCCGTCGCTCCGAGTACGAACTCGCCGAGGCGGAAGACAGAGCGCACATCCTCGAAGGCCGACTCACAGCACTCGACAACATCGACGCGGTGGTCGAGACCATCCGCAACTCCGAGAGTCGAGACGACGCGAAGGCCGCACTCCGCGGCGAACAGGTCGCGGAAGTCGACGGCGAACCGCTTCCGACGTTCGAGTTCTCCGAGGACCAAGCGGACCACATCGTCGCGATGCAACTCGGCTCTCTGACCTCGATGGAGGCGGCCGAGATTCAGTCCGAGTACGAGGACGTGCAGGCGCGAATCGACCGCCTCAACGAGATTCTCTCGGACACCTCCGAACTCGACGCCGTCATAGAGGAGGAACTCCTCGACATCAAAGACCAGTACGCCGACGAACGCCGCACCTCGTTCATCGAGGACACGGGTAACGTCACCCACGAGGACCTCATCGCCGAAGAGGACACCGTCGTCGTCGTCACCGAGGAAGACTACATAAAGCGGATGTCCCTCGACAGGTTCCGCGCCCAACGGCGCGGCGGGAAGGGGATTATCGGCACCGAACTCAAAGAGGGCGACCGAGTCTCCTCGGTGTTCGTCGCCAGTACCCACGACTACCTGCTTTACTTCACGAACCACGGGCAGGTGTACCAACTGAAGACGTACCAGATTCCGGAGATGAGTCGGACCGCCCGCGGCAAGTCCGCGGTGAACCTGTTGGACTTGGACGACGGCGAGGAGATTACCGCCGTCGTCAACTGCACCGACATCGAAGACGAGACGGACAAGTTCCTCACGATGGTCACCCGCGAGGGGTACATCAAGCGGACGAGCGTCGATAACTTCCAGAACATCCTCTCTACCGGCATCATCGCCACCACGCTAGACGAGGGCGACGAACTCGAAGACGTGGAGGTGACGGACGGCGAACGCGACCTGATACTCGCCACCCGAGAGGGGATGTCCATCCGCTTCCACGAGGACGAGGTGCGCCCGATGGGTCGGTCCGCCCGGGGCGTCCGAGGCATCAAACTCGAAGGCGACGACACGGTGGCGGGCGTCGCCGCCGTCGACGAGGAGATACACAACTGGGTGTTGACCGTCACGAAGAACGGGTACGGAAAGCGCACCGATATCGAGAACTACCGCCCGCAGTCGCGCAACGGGAAGGGTCTGATAGACATCAAGACGAACGAACGCAACGGCCCCGTCTGCGCGATGGAGACTGTCGGATACGGCGACCACCTGTTCGTCATGAGTTCCGACGGCCAGATCGTCCGCACGCCCGTCGAGGACGTCTCCACCGTCGGGCGGAACACGATGGGCGTCATCGTGATGGACTTAGACGCCGGCGACGCCGTCGCGTCCGTGGACGTCTACAACGAGGAGCGTTCGACGGCCGTAGACGCCGACGCCGACGCCGACGCGGAGGCGGACGACGACGCCGAGACGGACGGAGAAGCCGACACCGTCGAACTCGAAGAGATAGACGAAGACGACGTCGGAGACATCACCACGGAAGGTCTCGAAGACGGCGAACTCGGCGCCGAGTAA
- the rocF gene encoding arginase, whose protein sequence is MTRPTRIIGAPIDYGANRRGVDMGPSAIRYGGLAAKLEGAGVSVVDDGDVRAPRAEERDPEAEMPTEGRAKFLRETKAVCTSLADRVAETLSSDELPLVLGGDHSIAIGSVTGSARDADIGAVWFDAHGDFNTPATSPSGNVHGMPLAALLGVGDFAGVEWANAAGLREENVAIVGLRSLDAAERAAIRDSDVTAFTMSDIDEEGITAVVEEALDVATAGTDGIHVSLDLDWLDPREAPGVGTPVRGGVTYREAHSALETVAESGSLRSLELVEVNPILDEQNETASLATELAASALGQRIL, encoded by the coding sequence ATGACGCGACCAACCCGAATCATCGGCGCTCCCATCGACTACGGAGCGAACCGACGCGGCGTGGACATGGGGCCGTCTGCCATCCGCTACGGCGGACTCGCGGCGAAACTGGAAGGCGCGGGCGTCTCCGTCGTCGACGACGGAGACGTTCGGGCACCCCGCGCGGAGGAACGCGACCCGGAGGCCGAGATGCCGACGGAGGGCAGAGCGAAGTTCCTCCGCGAGACCAAGGCGGTGTGTACGTCGCTCGCGGACCGCGTCGCGGAGACGCTCTCGTCGGACGAGTTGCCTCTCGTCCTCGGCGGTGACCACTCCATCGCCATCGGGTCCGTCACCGGAAGCGCCCGCGACGCCGACATCGGTGCCGTCTGGTTCGACGCCCACGGCGACTTCAACACCCCGGCCACGTCGCCGTCGGGCAACGTCCACGGGATGCCGCTTGCCGCCCTCCTCGGCGTCGGCGACTTCGCGGGCGTCGAGTGGGCGAACGCCGCCGGACTCCGCGAGGAGAACGTCGCCATCGTCGGCCTGCGCTCTCTCGACGCCGCGGAACGGGCGGCGATTCGCGACAGCGACGTGACCGCCTTCACCATGTCCGACATCGACGAGGAGGGAATTACGGCCGTCGTAGAGGAGGCACTCGACGTCGCGACGGCGGGCACCGACGGCATCCACGTGAGCCTCGATTTGGACTGGCTCGACCCCCGGGAAGCGCCCGGCGTCGGGACGCCCGTCCGCGGCGGCGTCACCTACCGCGAGGCGCACTCCGCGTTGGAAACCGTCGCAGAGAGCGGTTCGCTCCGCTCTCTGGAACTCGTCGAAGTCAACCCCATCCTCGACGAACAGAACGAGACGGCGTCGCTCGCGACCGAACTCGCCGCGAGCGCACTCGGACAGCGCATCCTCTGA
- a CDS encoding DUF389 domain-containing protein, with product MRLIRVRVDDDARDAVIGALDGLEATYAVLPDGERVDSAFVEVPVADGAVDPVLAHLHDSGLDRDAYTVVVDADRSEPVNENLTERFVEGPVGDRGISHPEIRERADDLRPERVTYLAFAMLSATLATAGLLLNSAIVIVGAMVIAPFAGSALSASVGAVIDDRGMLIRSVVSQTLGLAVAYASAVFVSYAVRETFFVSAALAVSRVEQVGFFITPTLLALAIAIAAGAAGALALASDLPVSIAGVAVAAAIVPSVAAAAIGTVWSRPILVLGAVVLLFMNIVFINISAYVALVAMGYRSSVVADTWNDLGPSLRIGAYALVVVVFVAVTAATAAATYSHIAFEQDVNAGVQTTLSEDDYGNLELVGVRTQYDDAGLIGSTESVTVTVVSDADRAYPELADDVRERVQERAGRGVTVEVRVLDYRRSTAPESVETDLVDRWLSTASQWVSDLFGAAADSVAGRVAR from the coding sequence GTGCGACTCATACGTGTCCGCGTGGACGACGACGCGCGGGACGCAGTCATCGGCGCCCTCGACGGGTTGGAGGCGACGTACGCCGTCTTACCCGACGGCGAACGCGTCGACAGCGCGTTCGTCGAAGTACCGGTCGCGGACGGCGCCGTCGACCCCGTCCTCGCTCATCTCCACGACAGCGGACTCGACCGCGACGCGTACACCGTCGTCGTCGATGCCGACCGCTCCGAACCGGTCAACGAGAACCTCACCGAACGGTTCGTCGAAGGCCCCGTCGGCGACCGAGGTATCTCGCACCCCGAGATACGCGAACGCGCCGACGACCTGCGACCCGAACGGGTGACGTACCTCGCGTTCGCGATGCTCTCTGCGACTCTCGCCACCGCCGGGTTGCTGTTGAACTCGGCCATCGTCATCGTCGGCGCGATGGTCATCGCGCCGTTCGCCGGGTCGGCGCTGTCGGCGTCGGTCGGTGCGGTCATCGACGACCGCGGGATGTTGATTCGGAGCGTCGTCTCCCAGACGCTCGGCCTCGCCGTCGCCTACGCCAGCGCCGTTTTCGTCAGTTACGCCGTTCGCGAGACGTTCTTCGTCTCCGCCGCACTCGCCGTCTCGCGCGTCGAACAGGTCGGGTTCTTCATAACGCCGACGCTTCTCGCTCTCGCTATCGCTATCGCCGCCGGTGCGGCGGGCGCGTTGGCGTTGGCCTCGGACCTCCCCGTCTCCATCGCCGGCGTCGCCGTCGCCGCGGCCATCGTTCCGTCCGTCGCCGCGGCGGCCATCGGGACGGTCTGGTCTCGCCCGATTCTCGTACTCGGCGCGGTAGTGCTTCTGTTCATGAACATCGTGTTCATCAACATCTCCGCGTACGTCGCGTTGGTGGCGATGGGCTACCGGTCGTCCGTCGTCGCCGACACGTGGAACGACCTCGGGCCGAGCCTTCGCATCGGCGCGTACGCCCTCGTCGTCGTCGTCTTCGTCGCGGTGACGGCGGCGACTGCCGCCGCGACCTACTCTCACATCGCCTTCGAACAGGACGTCAACGCCGGCGTCCAGACGACGCTCTCGGAGGACGACTACGGGAACCTCGAACTCGTCGGCGTCCGGACCCAGTACGACGACGCGGGACTCATCGGTTCGACCGAGAGCGTCACCGTCACCGTCGTCAGCGACGCCGACCGGGCCTACCCGGAACTCGCCGACGACGTCCGCGAACGGGTGCAAGAACGGGCCGGACGGGGGGTGACAGTCGAGGTGCGCGTCCTCGACTACCGTCGTTCGACCGCCCCGGAGAGCGTAGAGACCGACCTCGTCGACCGCTGGCTCTCGACCGCTTCGCAGTGGGTCTCCGACCTGTTCGGCGCGGCGGCCGACTCGGTCGCCGGACGCGTCGCTCGGTGA
- a CDS encoding TIGR00341 family protein, whose protein sequence is MRLIKLLVSEESRTTVIDILRAENIDFVVTKDAAERGDHVLVEFPLPTQAVEFVMNELQEAGIDDHEYTIISSAETAKTRNYHELEDRFVAGVEEDDAVAPEEIRAKALDMHRNKLTYYSLTLFSAIVAAAGLLLDSPAVVVGAMVIAPQVGSALIASVGISLNDRRMIRMGFGQQLFGFGAAIAGSFVLGVAIQSGQIVTAVLDVSTIGQISKRISPGLLSVLVALCAGGAGAFGLATALPVSLVGVMIAAALIPAAAAVGIGLAWGLPSVALGAILLLVVNAVAVNVAAFLVLWYLGYRPQEWSEGRTEITNGDVESDDDGLARYVPAAAALAVLLAVFVGAGGLLMGQIAFDNSVNDAVEDAIEQDRFAELQLESVSTEVGMVRFVDRTPEVSIVVRRPVDTPYPDLAETVRRQIQEETDREVSVSVEFVEGQRAGDQRTRIRPQAAVSNPAAANAAYSV, encoded by the coding sequence ATGCGGCTGATAAAGCTCCTCGTCTCCGAGGAGTCGCGGACGACGGTCATCGATATCTTGCGGGCCGAAAACATCGACTTCGTCGTCACGAAAGACGCGGCAGAACGAGGAGACCACGTACTCGTCGAGTTCCCGCTTCCGACGCAGGCGGTGGAGTTCGTCATGAACGAACTCCAAGAGGCGGGGATAGACGACCACGAGTACACGATCATCTCGAGTGCGGAGACGGCGAAGACGCGGAACTATCACGAACTCGAAGACCGGTTCGTCGCGGGCGTCGAAGAGGACGACGCGGTCGCTCCCGAGGAGATTCGCGCGAAGGCGCTCGACATGCACCGGAACAAACTGACGTACTACTCGCTGACTCTCTTCAGCGCCATCGTCGCGGCGGCGGGACTACTGTTGGACTCGCCCGCCGTCGTCGTCGGTGCGATGGTCATCGCCCCGCAGGTCGGCTCCGCGCTCATCGCCAGCGTCGGCATCTCCCTGAACGACCGTCGGATGATCCGCATGGGGTTCGGACAGCAACTGTTCGGATTCGGTGCGGCCATCGCGGGGTCGTTCGTTCTCGGAGTGGCGATACAGTCCGGACAGATAGTCACCGCCGTCCTCGACGTATCGACCATCGGTCAGATATCGAAGCGGATATCGCCCGGACTGCTCTCGGTGTTGGTCGCGCTCTGTGCCGGCGGCGCGGGCGCGTTCGGCCTGGCGACGGCGCTCCCCGTCTCGCTCGTCGGCGTGATGATCGCGGCGGCGCTCATCCCCGCGGCCGCCGCCGTCGGTATCGGACTGGCGTGGGGACTCCCGAGCGTCGCTCTCGGTGCGATTCTCCTCCTCGTGGTGAACGCCGTCGCCGTCAACGTCGCCGCGTTTCTGGTCCTTTGGTATCTCGGATACCGTCCGCAAGAGTGGTCCGAGGGCAGAACCGAGATAACGAACGGCGACGTAGAGTCCGACGACGACGGACTCGCGAGGTACGTCCCGGCGGCCGCCGCCCTCGCCGTCCTCCTGGCCGTCTTCGTCGGCGCGGGCGGTCTGTTGATGGGACAGATAGCCTTCGACAACTCCGTCAACGACGCCGTCGAGGACGCGATAGAACAGGACCGGTTCGCCGAACTCCAACTCGAATCGGTCAGTACCGAGGTCGGTATGGTCAGGTTCGTCGACCGGACGCCGGAGGTGAGCATCGTGGTCAGACGACCCGTCGACACGCCCTACCCCGACCTCGCGGAGACGGTTCGGCGACAGATCCAAGAGGAGACGGACCGGGAGGTGAGCGTCTCCGTCGAGTTCGTCGAGGGACAACGGGCCGGTGACCAACGGACGCGCATACGACCGCAGGCCGCCGTCTCGAACCCGGCCGCCGCGAACGCCGCCTACTCCGTGTAG
- a CDS encoding NAD-dependent epimerase/dehydratase family protein has product MNGKRVLVTGGAGFIGSNLANHLAAENDVVAVDDLHLGTPENLNDDVEFVDASVLDDDLPTDGVDVLFHLAAYSSYTMAEENKREATRVNVEGFVNAVEQAREDGCDTVVYATTSSIYGSRTDPSPEDMPVEARTCYEASKLAREQYGEYFHHHYDMTLAGLRFFSVYQGYGGAEEHKGEYANTVAQFAHQIANGERPELFGDGSQTRDFTHVDDIVRGIELAGEHELQGIYNLGTGESYDFNTMVEMINEELGTDIDPTYVENPLDVYVHDTKADASKMRDATGWEPQISFEEGVGRVCAPYTE; this is encoded by the coding sequence ATGAACGGAAAGCGGGTCCTCGTCACCGGGGGTGCCGGGTTCATCGGATCGAATCTCGCGAACCACCTCGCAGCGGAGAACGACGTCGTCGCCGTCGACGACCTTCACCTCGGGACGCCCGAGAACTTGAACGACGACGTCGAGTTCGTCGACGCCAGCGTCCTCGACGACGACTTACCGACCGACGGCGTGGACGTGTTGTTCCACCTCGCGGCGTACTCCTCGTACACGATGGCCGAGGAGAACAAACGCGAGGCGACGCGCGTGAACGTCGAAGGTTTCGTCAACGCCGTCGAACAAGCGCGCGAAGACGGCTGTGACACCGTCGTCTACGCCACCACCTCCTCCATCTACGGGTCGCGGACCGACCCGTCGCCCGAGGATATGCCGGTGGAGGCCCGAACCTGCTACGAGGCGTCGAAACTCGCCCGCGAACAGTACGGCGAGTACTTCCACCACCACTACGACATGACGCTCGCCGGTCTCCGCTTTTTCTCCGTCTATCAGGGGTACGGCGGGGCCGAAGAGCACAAAGGCGAGTACGCGAACACGGTCGCGCAGTTCGCCCACCAGATTGCGAACGGAGAACGCCCCGAACTGTTCGGTGACGGCTCTCAGACCCGCGATTTCACGCACGTCGACGACATCGTCCGCGGAATCGAACTCGCCGGGGAACACGAACTCCAAGGCATCTACAACCTCGGCACCGGCGAGAGCTACGACTTCAACACGATGGTCGAGATGATAAACGAGGAACTCGGAACGGATATCGACCCCACGTACGTCGAAAACCCCCTCGACGTCTACGTCCACGACACGAAGGCGGACGCCTCGAAGATGCGAGACGCCACCGGCTGGGAGCCCCAGATTTCCTTCGAGGAGGGCGTCGGGCGGGTGTGTGCGCCCTACACGGAGTAG
- a CDS encoding Rrf2 family transcriptional regulator, with the protein MSSIELTSSQKTILTALINLYRQSEDAVKGEDIAEEVNRNPGTIRNQMQSLKALQLVEGVPGPKGGYKPTANAYEALDVDQMDEPASVPLTHNGETVTGVNVDGIDLSSVHHPELCRAEIHVQGSVRDFHEGDEVKVGPTPLSKLVVEGIVDGKDDTSNILILRIDDMRAPVGEPNH; encoded by the coding sequence ATGTCATCAATCGAATTGACTTCGAGTCAGAAAACCATCCTCACGGCGCTGATAAACCTCTATCGGCAGAGTGAGGACGCCGTCAAGGGTGAGGACATCGCAGAAGAGGTAAACCGGAACCCGGGCACCATCCGCAACCAGATGCAGAGTCTGAAGGCGCTTCAACTCGTCGAGGGCGTCCCCGGACCGAAGGGCGGCTACAAACCGACGGCGAACGCCTACGAGGCACTCGACGTCGACCAGATGGACGAACCCGCCTCGGTCCCCCTCACGCACAACGGTGAGACGGTGACGGGCGTCAACGTCGACGGGATAGACCTCTCGTCGGTTCACCACCCGGAACTCTGCCGCGCCGAGATTCACGTCCAAGGCTCCGTCCGAGACTTCCACGAGGGCGACGAGGTGAAAGTCGGTCCGACCCCCCTCTCGAAACTCGTCGTCGAGGGTATCGTCGACGGCAAAGACGACACCAGCAACATCCTCATCCTCCGCATCGACGACATGCGCGCGCCCGTCGGCGAGCCGAACCACTGA